In Chloracidobacterium sp., the following proteins share a genomic window:
- a CDS encoding queuosine precursor transporter: MAQPRQFKYFDLLMAAFVAVLLCSNLIGVHKVSSVNLPVIGEYVFGTGVLFFPLSYLFGDILTEVYGYARSRKVIWAGFGALIFASLMAFIVTSLPAASVMPAEQQVAVNTIFGQTWRIVAASLLAFWAGEFVNSFVLAKMKVFTSGKYLWTRTIGSTFAGEAVDSVIFYPLAFLGTWPAAEVVSVLVGNYFLKVFWEIVATPITYKVVRFLKRAEHEDHFDRDTNFNPFTLALEPEHGKN, translated from the coding sequence ATGGCCCAGCCGCGACAATTCAAATACTTTGATCTGCTCATGGCTGCGTTCGTCGCCGTCCTGCTGTGCTCAAACCTGATCGGCGTCCACAAGGTATCGTCGGTCAACTTGCCGGTGATCGGCGAATACGTCTTTGGCACGGGCGTCCTCTTCTTTCCGCTCAGCTACCTTTTCGGCGACATTCTGACGGAAGTTTACGGCTATGCCCGCTCGAGAAAGGTCATCTGGGCGGGATTCGGTGCCTTGATCTTTGCATCGCTGATGGCATTCATCGTCACGTCGCTGCCTGCAGCTTCGGTCATGCCTGCCGAGCAGCAGGTCGCGGTCAACACTATATTCGGCCAGACGTGGCGCATCGTCGCGGCCTCGCTGCTTGCGTTTTGGGCGGGCGAATTTGTCAATTCATTCGTTCTTGCGAAAATGAAGGTTTTCACCTCCGGCAAATATCTGTGGACGCGCACGATCGGCTCGACCTTCGCCGGCGAGGCCGTTGACAGCGTGATCTTCTATCCGCTGGCATTCCTCGGCACCTGGCCGGCCGCCGAGGTCGTCAGTGTACTTGTCGGCAACTACTTTCTCAAGGTGTTTTGGGAGATCGTCGCAACCCCGATAACGTACAAGGTCGTCCGCTTCCTTAAACGGGCTGAACACGAAGACCATTTCGACCGCGACACAAATTTTAACCCTTTCACCCTGGCCCTCGAACCCGAGCATGGAAAGAACTAG
- a CDS encoding amino acid transporter, protein MKAGAKSWFKTWLFEGVAEIEGPHEPEGRHKRHPWWKVMCLTGVDYFSTLGYQPGIAFLAAGALSPFATLVLVLLTLFGALPMYKRVAEASPHGDGSLSMLENLLSRWKGKMFVLILLGFVATSFIITITLSAADATAHIVENPFVRENLHFLEHPVIVTLVLIGMLGIVFLRGFNEAIGIAVGIVAVFLVLNVVTIARGLYEIFWIHPEAFTKWQSVVWATPSVEGSVLWLAIVSLWFFPKLALGLSGFETGVVVMPLVKSDHSLPAEQKARLHTAFSEAQITSDEERYLAGRIRNGKKLLAGAALIMSVMLVGSSVITTMLVPAEAFQQGGAAYGRALSYLAHGLLGEIFGTVYDISTIMILWFAGASAMAGLLNIVPRYLPRYGMAPDWARATRPLVLVFTLICFVVTFMFQADVTAQGGAYATGVLALMTSASFAVMVSAWRRRHATWPLYVAITIVFVYTLAVNMIEQPSGIQIAAMFIFAIIASSFVSRAMRSTEIRIDQIELDPAAQAFLDEVDAEGEIRIVTNRREEGDLTEYRFKEHEKRVDNHIPSSDPVIFYEIEPGDSSEFKGKLFIRGVDVEGYKILRTQAPAVPNAIAAFLLYLRDRTGKIPHVYFGWSEGNPIMYLARYILFGEGDTAPVTREILRQAESDPQLRPNVHVGG, encoded by the coding sequence ATGAAGGCTGGTGCTAAAAGCTGGTTCAAAACGTGGCTTTTCGAAGGCGTAGCCGAGATCGAAGGGCCGCACGAACCCGAAGGCCGCCACAAGCGCCATCCGTGGTGGAAAGTAATGTGCCTGACCGGCGTCGATTATTTCTCGACGCTCGGTTACCAGCCGGGCATCGCCTTTCTGGCCGCCGGTGCATTGTCGCCATTCGCGACACTCGTATTGGTGCTGCTGACGTTGTTCGGTGCTTTGCCGATGTATAAGCGAGTCGCCGAAGCGAGCCCCCACGGCGACGGCTCGCTGTCGATGCTAGAGAATCTCCTTTCGCGCTGGAAGGGCAAGATGTTCGTGCTCATCCTCCTTGGGTTTGTTGCCACAAGCTTCATTATCACCATCACACTGTCGGCTGCCGACGCGACGGCCCACATCGTTGAAAACCCGTTCGTTAGAGAGAACCTTCATTTCCTTGAGCACCCCGTGATCGTGACCCTTGTCCTCATCGGGATGTTGGGGATCGTCTTCCTGCGGGGTTTCAACGAGGCGATCGGTATCGCGGTTGGGATCGTTGCCGTGTTCCTTGTGCTCAACGTCGTGACCATCGCTCGTGGATTGTATGAGATCTTCTGGATCCATCCTGAGGCCTTCACTAAATGGCAGTCGGTCGTGTGGGCAACTCCTTCCGTGGAGGGCAGCGTACTTTGGCTCGCGATCGTGTCGCTGTGGTTCTTTCCAAAGCTCGCCCTCGGCCTGTCGGGGTTTGAGACCGGCGTCGTCGTGATGCCGCTGGTCAAGAGCGACCACTCGCTGCCCGCCGAACAGAAGGCGCGGCTGCACACCGCATTCTCCGAGGCACAGATCACGAGCGACGAGGAACGCTATCTCGCCGGGCGTATCCGTAACGGAAAAAAACTGCTCGCCGGTGCCGCTCTTATCATGAGCGTGATGCTTGTCGGCAGCAGTGTCATTACAACAATGCTCGTTCCCGCCGAGGCGTTCCAACAGGGTGGAGCGGCCTATGGACGAGCCCTCTCGTATCTGGCCCATGGCCTGCTCGGTGAGATATTCGGGACTGTCTATGACATCTCGACCATAATGATCCTCTGGTTTGCGGGTGCGTCGGCAATGGCAGGCCTGCTGAACATCGTGCCGCGCTATCTGCCGCGATACGGCATGGCACCGGATTGGGCCAGGGCGACGCGGCCGCTTGTCCTTGTCTTTACCCTCATCTGTTTCGTCGTAACCTTCATGTTCCAAGCTGATGTGACGGCGCAGGGCGGAGCCTACGCGACCGGCGTTCTGGCCTTGATGACATCTGCGTCGTTCGCTGTGATGGTCTCGGCCTGGCGCCGCCGACATGCGACGTGGCCGCTTTATGTGGCCATCACGATCGTCTTTGTGTATACACTTGCCGTCAATATGATCGAACAGCCGAGCGGTATCCAGATCGCGGCGATGTTTATCTTTGCCATTATTGCCAGTTCGTTTGTGTCGAGGGCCATGCGCTCGACCGAGATCAGGATCGATCAGATCGAACTTGATCCGGCGGCACAGGCCTTTCTTGACGAGGTCGATGCCGAGGGTGAGATACGGATCGTCACTAATCGTCGCGAGGAAGGCGACCTGACCGAATATCGGTTCAAGGAGCACGAGAAACGTGTCGACAATCACATCCCATCGTCCGATCCGGTGATCTTCTACGAGATCGAGCCAGGCGATTCGTCTGAGTTCAAGGGCAAGCTTTTCATCCGCGGCGTTGACGTGGAGGGTTACAAGATACTTCGCACCCAAGCGCCGGCCGTGCCAAACGCTATCGCTGCGTTCCTACTCTATCTGCGCGACCGAACCGGCAAGATACCGCACGTCTATTTCGGCTGGAGCGAGGGCAATCCGATCATGTATCTTGCCCGCTATATTCTCTTCGGTGAGGGCGACACGGCTCCGGTGACTCGCGAGATACTGAGGCAGGCCGAGTCCGATCCACAACTTCGCCCAAACGTACACGTAGGCGGCTGA
- a CDS encoding zinc-ribbon domain containing protein, with translation MSDIEDQGAASVRSSADEDTDLQDISIICIDCSLAFIWNAGEQLFFRQKLLTHPPKRCKPCKKAKNRRLRAVEIARTTGKRPRIEVAAECALCGDATTVPFFPSQGRPVYCRKCFLEIDTERAAAAAG, from the coding sequence ATGTCGGATATCGAAGATCAAGGAGCCGCGAGCGTTCGTTCGTCCGCCGACGAAGATACCGATCTTCAGGATATCTCAATCATTTGTATCGACTGTTCACTTGCGTTCATATGGAACGCGGGCGAGCAGTTATTCTTCCGCCAGAAACTTCTGACCCATCCACCCAAAAGGTGCAAGCCCTGCAAGAAGGCCAAGAACCGCCGCCTGCGGGCCGTCGAGATCGCAAGGACCACCGGCAAACGTCCAAGGATAGAGGTCGCCGCCGAATGCGCACTCTGCGGGGATGCAACGACAGTACCGTTCTTTCCGAGCCAGGGACGGCCGGTCTACTGTCGCAAGTGCTTTCTCGAGATCGATACCGAGCGCGCCGCCGCTGCGGCCGGTTGA
- a CDS encoding EamA family transporter, translating into MPKIFSLKAFVWLILALIWSTTWIFIKIGLNDLPPIAFSSARFLISVVVLFVVIRTQRIQLPKTAAEWRLIALTGILQFGVNYSMVFWSEQYISSGLAAVLQATITVFGLVLAWIFLPDERITPQKIVAVAIGIIGVGVIFSDQLRVENLLAFVGCVAVVVGSYAAAQASILIKAKAGGIHPASLVFCQMLCGLPPVIAYSLIREGNPLVFSWSWMSIICVLYLALFGSVIAFWLYYWLLGRIESTKAMMISLVTPLLAVVIGNVVLGETLPPLTFAGGLLIIASIGLIVFRRKTVKPQINTDAHG; encoded by the coding sequence ATGCCTAAGATTTTTTCGTTAAAGGCCTTCGTTTGGCTCATCCTCGCATTGATCTGGAGCACCACGTGGATCTTTATCAAGATCGGCCTCAACGATCTGCCGCCCATCGCGTTCTCGTCGGCCCGTTTTCTCATTTCGGTAGTCGTTCTGTTCGTGGTCATTCGGACCCAAAGGATACAATTGCCAAAAACCGCGGCAGAATGGCGCTTGATCGCCCTGACAGGCATCCTGCAATTTGGTGTCAACTACTCGATGGTCTTCTGGAGTGAGCAGTACATTTCGTCGGGCCTTGCGGCCGTCCTGCAGGCGACCATCACGGTCTTTGGGCTTGTCCTTGCTTGGATATTCTTGCCCGACGAACGAATTACACCGCAAAAGATCGTCGCCGTCGCCATCGGCATTATAGGAGTCGGCGTGATATTCAGCGACCAGTTGCGTGTTGAGAACTTGCTGGCCTTCGTCGGGTGTGTCGCCGTCGTGGTTGGATCGTATGCCGCCGCACAGGCGTCAATACTGATCAAAGCAAAGGCCGGGGGCATTCATCCGGCGTCGCTCGTTTTCTGCCAAATGCTCTGTGGCCTGCCGCCGGTCATCGCATACAGCCTTATCCGAGAGGGCAATCCGCTCGTGTTTTCGTGGTCATGGATGTCGATCATCTGCGTCCTTTATCTGGCGCTTTTCGGCTCCGTGATAGCATTTTGGCTGTATTATTGGCTGCTGGGCCGGATCGAATCGACAAAGGCGATGATGATCTCGCTTGTCACGCCGTTGCTGGCCGTGGTGATCGGGAACGTCGTCCTCGGCGAAACGCTGCCGCCTCTGACATTCGCCGGCGGGCTTCTGATCATCGCTAGTATCGGCCTGATAGTCTTTCGACGGAAAACGGTAAAACCACAGATAAACACCGATGCACACGGATAG
- the recG gene encoding ATP-dependent DNA helicase RecG, producing the protein MPSPSIELSTPLVDVPRDALANLTVNLSRKLAAAVASLAGKTDVEAATVGDLLSYFPSRYEDRSNFLSLDKLEDGIEAAVELFVRKASGRRVGRNRDPRKPPLFLFELIAGDRDRLMLPVAVKWFISGRNSNEIAAWYEKRFALGTRFVAHGRWERDERGRFELRIQKPDEIEILPSVGDAESFGLLEQPSDESATVKTIDETDDENASDPSLATIHTGRVPVYRKLGPFQTKRLREVIHSLLDNIDPASATDTLPAEIRERHNLASRAQAIREIHFPPDDALISEYEMLRSPAQRRLIFDEFFWLAFSMGLLRGEREQEPKGTVIEVTDHTKERLRSILPFPLTGAQKRVVGEIFTDLKSDKPMNRLIQGDVGSGKTIVALLAMLAVAENGYQAALMAPTEILAEQHFRNARALLGEGGYRIELLVGSTKAAERKRTLAALAGGDVNMIVGTHALIQEGVTFERLGLAVIDEQHRFGVLQRAQIKAAGVNPDVLVMTATPIPRSLAMTVYGDLDVSIIDELPPGRTPIKTVVCGNDQRRGVYKGIEREIKLGRQAYVVYPLIEESAKSDLKAATAMYDELRRTVFPQYNVGLLHGRMKPAEKEAIMADFLAGRINILVSTTVIEVGVDVPNASLMVVEHAERFGLSQLHQLRGRVGRGAEQSYCVLLTGDKRTATARERLGIMEQTSDGFKIAEKDLEIRGQGEILGTRQSGLQNFKIANIIRDLDLLVAARTEANELLTRRRMSPETAEMVRLVRGDRRLRLGSIG; encoded by the coding sequence ATGCCGTCGCCATCGATCGAATTGTCCACACCGCTCGTTGATGTCCCCCGTGACGCGCTCGCGAACCTGACCGTTAACCTAAGTAGGAAACTCGCCGCCGCCGTGGCCTCGCTGGCGGGCAAAACCGACGTCGAAGCCGCAACGGTCGGCGATCTGCTCAGCTATTTCCCTTCGCGTTACGAGGACAGGTCAAATTTTCTCTCGCTCGATAAACTCGAGGACGGCATTGAGGCCGCCGTCGAGCTTTTCGTTCGCAAAGCCTCGGGCCGCCGCGTCGGCCGTAACCGCGACCCGCGAAAGCCCCCGCTTTTCCTATTTGAGTTGATCGCCGGCGACCGTGACCGGCTCATGCTGCCGGTAGCCGTCAAATGGTTCATCTCAGGCCGGAATTCGAACGAGATCGCCGCGTGGTATGAGAAACGCTTCGCCCTCGGCACCCGTTTTGTCGCCCACGGCCGCTGGGAACGCGACGAACGCGGTCGATTTGAACTGCGGATCCAGAAGCCCGACGAGATCGAGATATTGCCGTCGGTGGGCGACGCAGAGAGCTTTGGCCTGCTCGAACAACCGAGCGACGAGTCGGCCACTGTGAAGACAATCGATGAGACCGACGATGAGAACGCCTCCGATCCGTCGCTGGCGACGATCCACACGGGCCGTGTGCCCGTATATCGCAAGCTCGGCCCGTTTCAGACCAAGCGTTTACGCGAGGTGATCCATTCGTTGCTCGACAACATTGATCCTGCCTCGGCCACCGACACTTTGCCGGCCGAGATTCGTGAACGCCACAACCTCGCGTCACGAGCTCAGGCCATTCGCGAGATCCACTTTCCGCCCGATGATGCTCTCATCAGCGAGTATGAGATGCTTCGCAGCCCCGCTCAGCGGCGGCTGATATTTGACGAATTTTTCTGGCTTGCATTCTCGATGGGCCTGCTCCGCGGCGAGCGCGAGCAGGAGCCGAAAGGCACCGTCATCGAGGTCACTGACCACACAAAGGAAAGATTGAGGTCGATCCTGCCATTCCCACTCACGGGCGCCCAAAAACGCGTGGTCGGAGAGATATTCACCGACCTCAAATCCGACAAACCGATGAACCGCTTGATCCAGGGCGACGTCGGCAGCGGCAAGACGATCGTCGCGTTACTCGCGATGCTTGCCGTCGCCGAAAATGGCTATCAGGCGGCGCTAATGGCCCCGACCGAGATACTGGCCGAACAGCATTTTCGAAATGCGCGGGCGCTCCTTGGCGAGGGCGGCTATCGCATCGAGTTGCTCGTCGGCAGCACAAAGGCAGCCGAGCGAAAAAGGACGCTGGCTGCGCTCGCTGGTGGCGACGTGAATATGATCGTCGGCACACATGCCCTGATACAGGAAGGTGTGACATTTGAGCGGCTCGGCCTGGCTGTGATCGATGAACAGCACAGATTCGGTGTGCTCCAGCGAGCCCAAATCAAGGCCGCGGGCGTCAATCCCGACGTGCTCGTGATGACCGCGACACCGATTCCGCGCAGCTTGGCGATGACCGTTTACGGCGACCTTGATGTTTCGATCATCGATGAATTGCCGCCCGGCCGCACCCCGATCAAAACGGTCGTCTGCGGCAACGACCAGCGTCGCGGCGTTTACAAAGGCATCGAACGCGAGATCAAACTCGGCCGCCAGGCCTACGTCGTCTATCCACTGATCGAGGAATCCGCCAAATCCGACCTAAAGGCCGCGACCGCTATGTACGACGAACTGCGGCGAACCGTATTTCCTCAATACAACGTGGGGTTGCTCCACGGCCGTATGAAACCGGCGGAAAAGGAGGCGATCATGGCCGATTTCCTAGCAGGCCGCATCAACATTCTCGTCTCGACCACGGTCATCGAGGTCGGTGTCGATGTGCCGAATGCGTCGCTGATGGTCGTCGAGCACGCTGAGAGGTTCGGGCTGTCGCAGCTTCACCAGCTTCGCGGCCGTGTAGGGCGAGGTGCCGAACAGAGCTACTGTGTCCTGCTGACCGGCGACAAGCGGACCGCGACAGCAAGAGAACGCCTCGGCATCATGGAGCAAACGTCGGACGGCTTTAAGATCGCGGAGAAAGACCTTGAAATTCGCGGCCAGGGCGAGATCCTCGGAACGCGGCAGTCAGGCCTGCAAAACTTTAAGATCGCCAATATCATTCGCGACCTCGATCTACTAGTCGCCGCGCGCACCGAGGCCAATGAACTCCTCACAAGACGCCGGATGTCACCCGAAACCGCCGAAATGGTTCGCCTCGTCCGAGGCGATAGACGCCTGCGGCTCGGCAGCATCGGTTAG
- the rpsT gene encoding 30S ribosomal protein S20, whose protein sequence is MANHKSAEKRMRQNARRNEINRSNRSKLRTSVKKLRAAVAGHDKSGSTELLIPTVSLIDKAVNKGIIHKNTAARYKSRLTKHVNGIA, encoded by the coding sequence ATGGCTAATCACAAATCAGCAGAAAAGCGTATGCGGCAAAATGCCCGACGCAACGAGATAAACCGCAGTAACCGCAGCAAACTGCGCACTTCTGTCAAGAAGCTGCGCGCCGCAGTCGCTGGCCACGACAAATCAGGAAGCACTGAGCTTCTCATTCCAACCGTCTCGTTGATCGATAAAGCGGTCAACAAAGGCATCATTCACAAGAACACTGCCGCGAGATACAAATCGCGGCTCACCAAACACGTTAACGGTATCGCGTAA
- the aroC gene encoding chorismate synthase: protein MFFNFTTAGESHGKALMAIIEGVPAGLPIDSAAIDHELWRRQQGYGRGGRMKIEDDKVEIISGIRHGKTLGSPIGLVIENKDFVHWQNVMSVEPPQKPARRKGTDSSDDGNAERAVTRPRPGHADLAGGQKYGARDLRNILERASARETAARVACGAIAKQLLAVFGIEIKSHVIRLGPVQVVPLWRSWDEISAMRENSPLRCVDESAEKEMIKAIDDAKKQGDTLGGIYEVVARGVPVGLGAHTSWEDKLDGRIARAIMSIHATKAVEIGEGVANAGRPGSQVHDEIFMSVPPAVAGGLMPTDEAVEANVQPPATAGGSDYCRRTNRAGGLEGGITNGEEIRVRGHMKPLSTLRKPLRSVDIETKLASDAAFERSDITAVPAAGVIGEAMLAIVLADAMRAKFGGDSIEEMKRSYDSYVAALATY, encoded by the coding sequence ATGTTCTTCAATTTCACAACCGCTGGCGAATCGCATGGCAAAGCTCTAATGGCGATCATTGAGGGCGTGCCCGCCGGGCTGCCGATCGACTCAGCGGCCATAGACCACGAACTCTGGCGGCGGCAACAGGGCTACGGCCGCGGCGGACGGATGAAGATCGAGGACGATAAGGTCGAGATCATCTCCGGCATCCGTCACGGCAAAACGCTCGGCTCGCCCATAGGGCTGGTGATCGAGAACAAGGATTTTGTGCACTGGCAGAATGTCATGAGCGTCGAGCCGCCGCAGAAGCCCGCACGAAGAAAGGGCACCGACTCATCTGACGACGGGAACGCTGAACGCGCCGTCACTCGCCCTCGCCCCGGCCACGCGGACCTTGCCGGCGGACAAAAATACGGTGCCCGCGATCTGCGAAACATTCTCGAACGCGCTTCCGCCCGCGAGACTGCCGCCCGCGTCGCCTGCGGAGCCATCGCCAAACAGCTTCTCGCCGTTTTCGGTATCGAGATCAAAAGCCACGTCATCCGCCTCGGCCCGGTGCAGGTGGTCCCGCTTTGGCGCTCGTGGGATGAGATCTCGGCAATGCGCGAGAATTCGCCGCTGCGGTGTGTTGACGAATCCGCTGAAAAGGAGATGATCAAAGCCATCGACGATGCCAAAAAGCAGGGCGACACGCTCGGCGGCATCTATGAGGTCGTCGCCCGCGGCGTACCTGTCGGCCTCGGTGCTCACACGTCGTGGGAAGACAAACTCGACGGCCGCATCGCCCGCGCCATAATGTCGATCCATGCCACAAAAGCCGTCGAGATAGGCGAAGGCGTCGCAAATGCCGGCCGGCCCGGGTCGCAGGTGCACGATGAGATATTTATGTCAGTACCACCGGCGGTCGCGGGTGGTTTAATGCCGACCGATGAGGCCGTGGAAGCGAACGTTCAACCGCCCGCTACCGCAGGCGGTTCAGACTACTGCCGCAGAACTAATCGTGCGGGCGGTCTCGAGGGCGGCATCACCAACGGCGAAGAGATCCGCGTTCGCGGCCATATGAAACCGCTCTCGACCTTGCGAAAACCGCTGCGCTCCGTGGACATAGAGACAAAGCTCGCGTCAGATGCCGCATTCGAACGCTCCGACATCACCGCTGTCCCGGCGGCCGGTGTCATCGGCGAAGCCATGCTCGCGATAGTCCTTGCCGACGCTATGCGTGCCAAATTCGGCGGAGATTCGATCGAAGAAATGAAACGCAGCTACGACAGTTACGTCGCTGCACTGGCGACCTATTAA
- the rsmD gene encoding 16S rRNA (guanine(966)-N(2))-methyltransferase RsmD yields MRVISGIYRGRTLKSPPDAKTRPTSDRLRETLFNILAPNINDDTRFLDLCAGTGAIGIEALSRGAAFVTFVDRSKRSCALIEENLDKLQVPESQTDVLNLDAENFTSREHETGWDIAFFDPPYDFDPSLVIHDFGTKADLLREGGILVVEHHAKSHIHDAVGRLRRWRVVKQGESSLSFYENA; encoded by the coding sequence ATGCGCGTCATCTCGGGTATTTATCGCGGCCGCACCTTGAAAAGTCCGCCCGACGCGAAAACACGGCCGACCTCGGACCGTCTGCGCGAGACACTCTTTAATATTCTCGCTCCAAACATCAATGACGATACGCGCTTCCTCGACCTATGTGCCGGAACCGGTGCGATAGGTATCGAGGCCCTCTCTCGCGGAGCGGCATTCGTGACATTTGTCGACCGATCTAAACGCTCGTGCGCCTTGATCGAGGAGAACCTCGACAAGCTACAGGTTCCGGAATCGCAGACCGACGTGCTTAATCTGGATGCCGAGAATTTCACGAGCCGCGAGCACGAGACCGGCTGGGATATCGCTTTTTTTGATCCGCCATACGATTTCGACCCATCGCTCGTGATACACGATTTTGGCACAAAAGCGGACCTGCTCCGCGAGGGCGGCATCCTGGTCGTCGAACATCACGCCAAATCACACATCCACGACGCCGTCGGACGGCTCCGCCGATGGCGCGTTGTCAAACAGGGCGAATCAAGCCTGAGCTTTTACGAGAATGCCTAA
- the purD gene encoding phosphoribosylamine--glycine ligase, producing the protein MNVLVIGSGGREHAICAAFRRSPRVEKLFCANGNAGIAAIAECVPIRHDEAARLVQFASENSVDMTFVGGETPLALGVVDEFEKRGLRIIGPRRDAARLESSKAFAKDFMARHGVPTARYVTAHSAGFAILELESGDFGGPDAPVVVKADGLAAGKGVVVARDRAEAADAINTMASLVGTAAAEKIVLEECLVGREVSLLAFVDGESYALMPATRDHKRIGDGDSGPNTGGMGAITDASLLTGEQLAEIEQTIIRPTLAGCEREDISFRGILFLGLMMTAAGPRVLEYNIRFGDPETQAILVRLDTDLLDICDAMLAGTLGDMDIRWRPGSSACIVLASENYPSMPRTGDVISGVAEASAAPNVQVFHAGTTDSPDGSIVTSGGRVLGVTATGATLDESLATAYSAVEKISWPGMQYRRDIGK; encoded by the coding sequence ATGAATGTCCTTGTGATCGGTTCCGGCGGCCGCGAGCATGCTATCTGTGCGGCGTTTCGCCGTTCGCCGCGAGTTGAAAAGCTTTTCTGCGCGAATGGGAATGCGGGCATCGCCGCGATCGCTGAGTGCGTACCGATCCGCCACGACGAGGCCGCCCGTCTCGTTCAGTTTGCGAGCGAGAATAGTGTCGACATGACCTTTGTCGGTGGTGAGACGCCGCTGGCGTTGGGCGTTGTCGATGAGTTTGAGAAACGCGGCCTGAGGATCATCGGGCCACGGCGAGATGCCGCCCGGCTCGAATCGAGCAAGGCATTTGCAAAGGATTTTATGGCGCGTCACGGCGTGCCGACCGCGCGGTATGTCACGGCCCATTCGGCGGGTTTTGCCATTCTTGAGCTCGAGAGCGGCGATTTTGGCGGGCCGGACGCTCCGGTGGTCGTCAAGGCGGACGGCCTCGCTGCCGGTAAAGGCGTCGTTGTCGCCCGTGATCGAGCCGAGGCTGCGGATGCGATCAACACAATGGCGTCGCTGGTCGGGACGGCCGCTGCCGAGAAGATCGTGCTCGAGGAATGTCTCGTCGGTAGGGAAGTCTCGCTCCTGGCATTTGTCGACGGCGAGAGCTACGCTCTCATGCCGGCGACCCGCGATCACAAGCGCATCGGCGACGGTGATTCCGGCCCTAACACAGGCGGAATGGGAGCCATCACCGATGCGTCGCTCCTGACCGGCGAACAGCTTGCTGAGATCGAGCAAACGATCATTCGTCCGACGCTTGCCGGATGCGAAAGAGAGGATATCTCCTTTCGCGGGATACTTTTTCTTGGCCTGATGATGACCGCAGCGGGGCCGAGGGTACTCGAATACAACATTCGATTTGGGGATCCGGAAACTCAGGCCATACTTGTCAGGCTCGATACCGACCTTCTTGATATCTGCGACGCGATGCTTGCCGGGACGCTCGGTGATATGGATATTCGCTGGCGGCCGGGAAGCTCGGCCTGTATAGTTCTCGCTTCCGAGAACTATCCCTCGATGCCGCGCACTGGCGATGTCATCTCCGGCGTGGCCGAAGCCTCGGCTGCGCCGAACGTCCAGGTGTTTCATGCGGGGACGACCGATTCGCCCGACGGCAGCATTGTGACGTCGGGCGGCCGCGTGCTGGGTGTAACGGCGACCGGCGCAACGCTCGACGAATCGCTCGCGACGGCCTACTCGGCTGTCGAAAAGATCTCCTGGCCCGGGATGCAATACCGACGCGATATTGGCAAGTAA